CCGACTACCACGGCGGCGCCATCGAGAACGCCATGCGCGCCTTCTCCGGCGTGCCCGAGGACGCGGGGGAGATCGTGGAGGCGGCCAAGGCGGCGGTGAAGGCGGCCCGCGCCGAGAAGCGCGTCCTATTCGGCTTCGGCCACCGCTACCACAACAAGGACCCGCGCACCCAGCGCCTTTTATCCCTCGCCCGCGAGCTCGGCTTCCACGGCCGCTACTGCGCCTACGCCCTCGCCCTGGCGGATGCCCTCTCCGAGGCCGTCGGGCACAAGATGCCTCTGAACGTGGACGGCGCCATCGCCGCCCTTCTCTGCG
Above is a genomic segment from bacterium containing:
- a CDS encoding citryl-CoA lyase, with translation DYHGGAIENAMRAFSGVPEDAGEIVEAAKAAVKAARAEKRVLFGFGHRYHNKDPRTQRLLSLARELGFHGRYCAYALALADALSEAVGHKMPLNVDGAIAALLCELGFPPEVGNLVFALARFPGLIAHVYEERTAFKPMRKIVVEDCDYGGQTGKALRSEGG